The Lichenihabitans psoromatis genome contains a region encoding:
- the cobU gene encoding bifunctional adenosylcobinamide kinase/adenosylcobinamide-phosphate guanylyltransferase encodes MIETPSPARFVLVLGGARSGKSGYAQRLAERSGRRLVYCATATIYDDGEMRQRIDRHRAERDERWRTIEAPLRLGETLGAEAGPSRLVLVDCLTLWLTNVMLGGGDVESASADLAECVQSLRGPVIFVSNEVGSGIVPDNRLGRAFRDAQGRLNQAMAGVCDHVVLVTAGLPLRLKPRLEPDLTIGPD; translated from the coding sequence ATGATCGAGACGCCCTCACCGGCTCGCTTCGTCCTCGTGCTTGGGGGCGCCCGTTCAGGCAAGAGCGGATATGCCCAACGGCTCGCCGAGCGCTCAGGGCGACGCCTCGTTTATTGCGCCACCGCGACGATCTACGACGATGGTGAGATGCGGCAGCGCATCGACCGTCACCGCGCCGAGCGAGACGAGCGCTGGCGCACCATCGAAGCGCCGCTGAGGCTGGGAGAGACGCTCGGGGCCGAAGCAGGCCCGAGCCGATTGGTTCTGGTCGACTGTCTCACATTGTGGCTGACCAACGTGATGCTGGGCGGCGGCGATGTGGAAAGCGCCTCGGCCGATCTGGCCGAATGCGTGCAGAGCCTCCGGGGGCCCGTGATCTTCGTGTCGAACGAGGTCGGCTCTGGCATCGTGCCCGACAATAGGCTCGGCCGGGCGTTCCGGGACGCGCAGGGACGGCTCAATCAAGCAATGGCCGGCGTCTGCGATCATGTGGTGCTGGTGACGGCTGGCCTGCCGCTGCGCCTCAAGCCGCGGCTCGAACCCGACCTCACGATCGGGCCGGATTAG
- the bcsN gene encoding cellulose biosynthesis protein BcsN, with product MTKHALVLVATLMMAGCANAPYGTPGYQANYPLAGQITQGRPLAMLPAGAGPVLAVNETRKPNAILQDIVLGGSQVNGGENNIAVTALIPPDPTKGNLTEGDVKIPKPTDVAITDEIEPLFPNVPMHISPNFEQNQQGPFGYAIGHGPAGSTCVYAWQWIGPEHPISLLEGATGLHPYPISVRVRLCKPHASEASLVGLVRALVVYSPSGSSIAMAPMPMAIPMGGDALTAAGGMAGMPAAAAPMPYYSTPQPPMAQTMTYAYPQPVPVYAPAPLAATGYTPLAAPVYSYPAGAPMMTSAAESSDDTEAAPPPRRSRHVSRRRVARRAPLTVHRTVVQREEPTPVIGNAIPLPSELTTSVAPRAIGGAPRVIGAGTVSPSSSPLAAQDGVPLPR from the coding sequence ATGACCAAACATGCTCTCGTTCTCGTCGCGACCCTGATGATGGCTGGCTGCGCCAATGCGCCCTATGGGACGCCGGGCTATCAGGCCAATTACCCGCTCGCGGGTCAGATCACGCAGGGGCGACCTTTGGCGATGTTGCCGGCGGGGGCAGGTCCGGTCCTGGCCGTGAATGAGACCCGCAAGCCGAATGCGATCCTGCAGGATATCGTGCTCGGCGGCTCGCAAGTGAACGGCGGCGAGAACAACATCGCGGTCACGGCCTTGATCCCGCCCGATCCGACCAAGGGCAATTTGACCGAAGGCGACGTCAAGATCCCGAAGCCGACCGACGTCGCGATCACGGATGAAATCGAGCCGCTGTTCCCCAACGTGCCGATGCATATCTCGCCGAACTTCGAGCAGAATCAGCAAGGTCCATTCGGCTATGCGATCGGGCACGGCCCCGCCGGCTCGACCTGCGTCTACGCTTGGCAGTGGATCGGGCCGGAGCATCCGATCAGCTTGCTCGAGGGTGCGACGGGGTTGCACCCTTACCCGATCTCGGTCCGCGTTCGTCTTTGCAAGCCGCATGCGTCAGAAGCGAGTCTTGTCGGCCTCGTGCGGGCACTCGTCGTCTATTCGCCGAGCGGAAGCTCGATCGCCATGGCGCCGATGCCGATGGCGATCCCGATGGGCGGAGATGCGCTGACGGCAGCCGGCGGGATGGCGGGCATGCCTGCTGCTGCCGCTCCAATGCCCTATTACTCGACGCCGCAGCCGCCGATGGCGCAAACCATGACCTATGCCTATCCCCAGCCCGTGCCGGTCTACGCGCCGGCTCCGCTTGCCGCGACGGGCTACACGCCGCTGGCCGCTCCGGTCTATTCCTACCCAGCCGGCGCGCCGATGATGACGTCGGCAGCCGAATCGAGCGACGATACGGAAGCCGCGCCGCCGCCGCGCCGGAGCCGTCATGTCTCGAGGCGACGCGTCGCTCGTCGCGCGCCTCTGACGGTTCATCGCACGGTCGTCCAACGTGAGGAGCCGACTCCCGTGATCGGCAATGCGATTCCGCTTCCGAGCGAGTTGACCACCTCGGTCGCGCCTCGTGCCATCGGCGGCGCGCCGCGCGTCATCGGCGCTGGAACGGTGTCGCCTTCCTCATCCCCTCTTGCGGCTCAGGATGGCGTACCACTGCCGCGTTGA
- a CDS encoding aminotransferase: protein MNPIFADSETSVFETMSRLARETGAVNLGQGFPDDPGPLDVRETAAEALVNGWNQYPPMLGLPVLREAIAAHYRRFQGLDLDPERNIMVTSGATEALAGALLALIEPGDEVVLFQPMYDAYLPLVRRAGGVPRFVTLKPPFWRFTESDLADAFSPRTKVVLFNNPLNPTGTMVGRDQLTLLARFCVAHDVIAICDEVWEHVTFDGLSHLPLMAMPGMADRTVKIGSAGKIFSLTGWKVGFVMAAPHLLRVLAKAHQFITFTTPPNLQVAVAYGLGKSDEYFTKMRAGFARSRAVFATGLTERGFTVLPSQATYFLSVDLGEGRDDVAFCEALVRQHGVAAIPNSAFYATHKVTSTVRFCFAKHEATLQTALDRLTGASVA, encoded by the coding sequence ATGAACCCGATTTTCGCCGATTCCGAAACCTCCGTCTTCGAAACCATGTCGCGATTGGCACGCGAGACCGGGGCCGTCAACCTCGGCCAGGGATTCCCCGACGACCCCGGTCCGCTCGACGTCCGCGAGACGGCTGCCGAGGCGCTGGTCAATGGCTGGAATCAATATCCGCCGATGCTCGGCCTTCCGGTTCTGCGCGAGGCGATCGCGGCGCATTACCGCCGGTTTCAGGGCCTCGATCTCGATCCCGAGCGCAACATCATGGTGACATCGGGCGCAACCGAGGCACTGGCGGGCGCGCTGCTGGCCCTGATCGAGCCGGGCGACGAGGTCGTGCTGTTTCAGCCGATGTACGATGCCTATCTGCCGCTCGTGCGCCGGGCCGGTGGCGTGCCCCGGTTCGTGACGCTCAAGCCGCCATTCTGGCGTTTCACCGAGAGCGATCTTGCCGACGCCTTTTCGCCGCGCACCAAGGTCGTGTTGTTCAACAATCCGTTGAACCCGACCGGAACGATGGTTGGCCGCGATCAACTCACCCTGTTGGCGCGGTTCTGCGTCGCTCACGACGTCATCGCGATCTGCGACGAGGTGTGGGAGCATGTGACGTTCGATGGCCTCTCACACCTGCCGCTGATGGCGATGCCGGGCATGGCGGACCGTACCGTCAAGATCGGTTCGGCCGGCAAGATCTTCTCGCTCACGGGCTGGAAGGTCGGCTTCGTGATGGCGGCCCCACACCTGCTCCGCGTGCTCGCCAAGGCGCATCAGTTCATCACCTTCACGACCCCGCCGAACCTCCAGGTCGCGGTGGCTTACGGGCTCGGCAAGTCAGACGAGTATTTCACCAAGATGCGGGCGGGCTTCGCGCGCAGCCGTGCCGTTTTCGCGACCGGGTTAACCGAGCGCGGCTTCACGGTTTTGCCGAGCCAAGCGACGTATTTTCTCTCCGTCGATCTCGGCGAAGGCCGGGACGATGTGGCATTTTGCGAGGCGCTGGTGCGCCAGCATGGCGTTGCCGCTATCCCGAACTCGGCTTTCTACGCGACCCATAAGGTGACCAGCACGGTGCGCTTCTGCTTCGCCAAACATGAGGCGACGTTACAAACGGCGCTGGATCGCCTGACGGGCGCGAGCGTCGCGTGA
- the zapE gene encoding cell division protein ZapE, protein MSGSVLEAIKTRIAAGHLEPDAAQRDAAAALDGLSATLVAQTQAEGSMLSRLFGKKPDAPRGLYIFGDVGRGKTMLMDLFFDLAPVPRKRRVHFHAFMAEVHARIHAWRQRKKRGEGAGDDPIAPVADMVAGEARLLCFDEFAVTDIADAMILGRLFTRLFAAGVTVVATSNVDPGDLYKDGLNRALFLPFIALLQERMDVLRLEARTDFRLLKLTRSSTYLVPVDAAAHSALSHMFLDLTGTETGQPGDLPLLGRHLHVPEAAGGVARFSFADLCEQPLGAADFLAIAQAFHTVVIDGIRIIAASERNVAKRFITLIDTLYDRHVKLLASAEAEPQDLYVADEGREAFEFDRTVSRLIEMRSDDYLGLPHGSATSPGSGNTSGLVET, encoded by the coding sequence GTGAGCGGGTCGGTTCTCGAGGCGATTAAAACGCGGATAGCGGCGGGCCACCTCGAGCCCGACGCGGCGCAGCGGGACGCGGCCGCGGCGCTCGACGGTTTGTCGGCGACCCTTGTGGCGCAAACGCAAGCCGAGGGATCGATGCTGTCGCGCTTGTTCGGCAAGAAGCCGGATGCGCCGCGCGGGCTCTACATCTTCGGCGATGTCGGGCGCGGCAAGACCATGTTGATGGATCTCTTCTTCGACCTCGCGCCCGTGCCGCGCAAAAGGCGCGTCCATTTCCACGCCTTCATGGCTGAGGTCCATGCCCGCATTCACGCGTGGCGCCAGCGCAAGAAACGGGGCGAGGGGGCGGGTGACGATCCGATCGCACCGGTGGCCGACATGGTGGCTGGCGAGGCGCGGCTGCTGTGCTTCGACGAATTCGCCGTCACCGACATCGCGGACGCGATGATTCTGGGCCGCCTGTTCACGCGGTTGTTCGCGGCCGGCGTCACGGTCGTGGCGACCTCCAACGTCGATCCGGGCGATCTTTACAAGGACGGGCTGAACCGGGCCTTGTTTCTCCCCTTCATCGCGCTCTTGCAGGAGCGGATGGATGTGCTGCGGCTTGAAGCGAGGACCGACTTCCGCCTGCTGAAGCTGACGCGATCGAGCACCTATCTGGTGCCGGTCGATGCCGCGGCTCATAGCGCGTTGAGCCACATGTTTTTAGATTTGACGGGCACTGAGACGGGACAGCCAGGCGATCTGCCGCTGCTCGGCCGTCACCTCCACGTGCCGGAAGCGGCCGGTGGGGTGGCGCGCTTCAGCTTTGCGGATCTCTGCGAGCAACCGCTCGGGGCGGCCGATTTCCTGGCGATCGCGCAGGCTTTCCACACAGTCGTGATCGACGGCATCAGGATCATCGCCGCCAGTGAGCGCAACGTCGCCAAGCGCTTCATCACGCTGATCGACACCTTATACGATCGACACGTCAAGCTGCTGGCCTCCGCCGAAGCCGAGCCGCAGGATCTCTACGTCGCCGACGAGGGGCGCGAGGCCTTCGAGTTCGACCGCACGGTCTCGCGCCTGATCGAGATGCGATCGGACGACTATCTCGGCCTGCCGCACGGCAGCGCGACGTCGCCCGGTTCGGGCAATACGAGCGGGTTGGTCGAGACCTAA